A DNA window from Purpureocillium takamizusanense chromosome 9, complete sequence contains the following coding sequences:
- a CDS encoding uncharacterized protein (EggNog:ENOG503Q448~COG:Q), giving the protein MDFPTEAGTSLTRVDADDASTTPELLLSILERDGAVIVRNLASEDLCRRMRADLKPSFDSDRVDESGFFPSTTKRAHGVLRYSDATAEHLVNPLFLDTANALLSSHYTYWEGQKRLSVVGKPQIASIVGFRVEPGGKQQALHRDDADYHTRNCDFPVMLGCVTALTKTTKENGATIVIPKSHKWGPDRCPHDHEAMPAELGVGDAAIFVGNVYHAGGANVTKDEARETIGVFLCKGTLRQEENSYLEIPPEVAKERGFSPQVLRLLGYGMCQPALGFYKYQDPMKVIFGINDGETVQK; this is encoded by the exons ATGGACTTTCCCACCGAGGCCGGCACGTCACTGacccgcgtcgacgccgacgacgcctcgacgacgcccgagctGCTCCTCTCCATActcgagcgcgacggcgccgtcatcgtgcGCAACCTGGCATCCGAGGACCTCTGCCGACGCATGCGGGCGGACCTCAAGCCTAGCTTCGACAGCGACAGGGTCGACGAGTCGGGCTTCTTCCCCTCGACGACCAAGCGCGCCCACGGGGTGCTCCGATACTCGGACGCGACCGCCGAGCATCTCGTCAaccccctcttcctcgacacAGCCAACGCGCTGCTCAGCTCGCACTACACATACTGGGAGGGCCAGAAGCGCCTCTCGGTCGTGGGCAAGCCGCAGATCGCGAGCATCGTGGGCTTCCGCGTCGAGCCCggcggcaagcagcaggccctacaccgcgacgacgccgactaCCACACGCGCAACTGCGACTTCCCCGTCATGCTGGGCTGCGTCACCGCCCTGACCAAGACGACCAAGGAGAACGGCGCGACCATTGTCATCCCCAAGAGCCACAAGTGGGGTCCGGACCGGTGCCCCCACGACCACGAAGCAATGCCGGCGGaactcggcgtcggcgacgccgccatcttcgTAGGAAACGTCTACCACGCGGGGGGCGCCAACGTGACCAA AGACGAGGCGCGTGAGACGATCGGCGTGTTCCTATGCAAGGGCACGCTCCGGCAGGAGGAGAATTCGTACCTCGAAATTCCGCCCGAGGTGGCCAAGGAGCGCGGCTTCTCGCCCCaggtgctgcggctgctgggctACGGCATGTGCCAGCCCGCACTCGGCTTCTACAAGTATCAGGACCCCATGAAGGTCATCTTTGGCATCAACGATGGCGAGACGGTGCAGAAGTAG
- a CDS encoding uncharacterized protein (COG:S~EggNog:ENOG503P52Z), with product MPETRRQSDNALKAAAARRHGSKGCSTCTKRRIRCDLTQPTCKKCEKKGLTCPGYGPRLRWAGGVAVRGKLKGQNVPLPGLASRSPEPDSDETEGSSARRGSAPAAAASSSSAGAPAASGAATPAAATAPPTSAGPGQTVIVSPASLDNTLRKSAREFIEYYDKNIAGLMVWFDSANNDYRSRVLPRAANTPGLRLAVAAISAHHGGLTFDHETPRFSEAARDACLNLIQEHVKDMTGRLTGGFELTSQSDIADAEWMLAAILMISTYEMANAQTGAAESHRMAARTIANVFGHNTQCCTRVFDFLRNQLAVFDVMATSTSFDLSDVENTVLPPPSMADGLFARYLTLVHQVTLVSRRRMYAVGDASTLAAELTPSAIRSQFEQARGATLLAAGRLQMQPSAVDSRDFIRLVDIYHHAGVIYAYRCLDLVATEHIDREASMVKLFEQFAALEDATLCAQNLPWPAFVAGTECHGDPRRQETIATLFETITDATSFSHFRDVLKFLRIFWESEHTDWQPLGRDLQQNGFRILPL from the exons ATGCCCGAGACGCGGCGCCAGAGTGACAATGCCCTGaaagcggcggccgcccgccgccacggctcCAAGG gctgcagcacctgcacCAAGCGTCGCATCCGCTGCGACCTCACCCAGCCGACGTGCAAGAAATGCGAGAAGAAGGGCCTGACGTGCCCGGGCTACGGGCCCCGGCTGCGCTGGGCCGGCGGAGTCGCTGTCcgcggcaagctcaagggccaGAACGTGCCTCTGCCgggcctcgccagccgcTCGCCGGAGCCAGACTCTGACGAGACGGAAGGCAGCTCGGCCAGGCGAGgctcggccccggcggcggcggcatcgtcgtcgtcggcgggcgccccAGCCGCGTCGGGGGCAGCGAcacccgcggccgccacggcgccgcccacgtcggcgGGCCCCGGCCAGACGGTCATTGTGAGCCCCGCCAGCCTCGACAACACGCTGCGCAAGTCGGCCCGCGAGTTCATCGAGTACTACGACAAGAACATCGCCGGGCTCATGGTGTGGTTCGACTCGGCCAACAACGACTACCGCAGCCGCGTCCTGCCCCGCGCGGCCAACACGCCcggcctccgcctcgccgtcgccgccatctccgcccACCACGGGGGCCTCACCTTTGACCACGAGACGCCCCGCttctccgaggccgcccgaGACGCCTGTCTCAACCTCATCCAGGAGCACGTCAAGGACATGACGGGCCGGCTGACGGGCGGCTTCGAGCTCACCTCGCAGTCCGAcattgccgacgccgagtgGATGCTGGCCGCCATCCTCATGATTTCCACGTACGAAATGGCAAACGCCCagaccggcgccgccgagagccaccgcatggccgcccgcaccaTTGCAAACGTCTTTGGCCACAACACCCAATGCTGCACGCGCGTCTTTGACTTTTTGCGCAACCAGCTGGCCGTCTTCGACGTCATggccacgtcgacgtcgttTGACCTGTCCGACGTGGAGAACACGgtgctcccgccgccgagcatggcCGACGGCCTGTTCGCACGGTACCTGACCCTCGTCCACCAGGTGACGCTCGTTTCCCGCCGGCGCATgtacgccgtcggcgacgcctcgaccttggccgccgagttgacgccctcggccatcCGCTCGCAGTTTGagcaggcccgcggcgcgacgctcCTGGCCGCGGGTCGCCTGCAGATGCAGCCGTCGGCGGTCGACAGCCGCGACTTCATCCGGCTGGTCGACATCTACCACCACGCGGGTGTCATCTACGCCTACCGctgcctcgacctcgtcgccacggaGCACATTGACCGCGAGGCGTCCATGGTCAAGTTGTTTGAGCAATTTGCCGCCTTGGAAGACGCTACGCTGTGCGCGCAGAacctgccctggccggccttTGTCGCCGGCACCGAGTGCCACGGCGACCCGCGCCGGCAGGAGACTATCGCTACGCTATTCGAGACCATCACCGATGCCACCAGCTTCAGCCACTTCCGCGACGTGCTCAAGTTTCTCCGCATCTTTTGGGAGAGCGAGCACACCGACTGGCAGCCTCTCGGCCGGGACCTGCAGCAAAACGGATTCCGCATCCTCCCGCTGTGA
- a CDS encoding 1-alkyl-2-acetylglycerophosphocholine esterase (TransMembrane:1 (o449-468i)~EggNog:ENOG503NYIQ~COG:I): MDTRSPWCNWPRGPAPGAMAPQADTEVPRRSAVKPHTTLRERFLHKLPHYTGPYNVGYMDIEVPARNPRPVSHLRRNGKPVLRLDTVLMGIYYPCDLHEHLEAGGDKPHRVDWMPRPRIATAKGYAKFLNIPAAPVTAYLACTSLFTKLPAFRNAKIADYWPEETLKDRGQHPQQTGEPRGRPRFPVIIFSHGLGGSRLCYSSICGELASFGFVVVAMEHRDGSGARTYVSLPGNVEAAEIESSTAEIHTGNEANDDGENKRVSRRKAGLNPYYVMDYILPKDNAQDTSPHNPRGVDHTLRSAQIELRLEEIKEAFHVLGLINSGHGGDVARINLRRKGNIGSSSQGLGGVRWEDWEDRMFLTHVTAMGHSFGGATTVQLCRNGALTWLGQGVVLDGWGQGTPPPEASGGTVSKPLISISSEAFMHWKDNFESIVGICEEARDSGALCWMLTIAGSTHLVMTDFAVLYRRWMTILTKSMVHPLRAFYLTVAASLEFLSLTLPVEQTKYNVWVDEGLLLSAKAPVEPGAAMRPEHAPDHKWVAVKLKIRNELWTRLRAWAKRSWRRVRGRREHGGLLGQNAEEMWTHMSPTAEEMARCTTPTSVAGR, translated from the coding sequence ATGGACACGAGGAGCCCGTGGTGCAATTggccgcgagggcctgctcCAGGCGCCATGGCACCACAGGCAGACACAGAGGTCCCGCGGCGGTCTGCCGTGAAGCCGCACACGACGCTCCGGGAACGTTTTCTTCACAAGCTGCCTCATTACACGGGGCCGTACAATGTCGGCTACATGGACATCGAGGTCCCCGCCCGGAACCCGCGACCCGTGTCCCACCTGAGGCGCAATGGCAAGCCTGTCCTCCGTCTCGACACCGTTCTCATGGGCATCTACTACCCGTGCGACCTCcacgagcacctcgaggccggcggcgacaagccgCACAGGGTCGACTggatgccgcggccgcgcatcGCAACGGCCAAGGGCTATGCCAAGTTTCTCAACATCCCGGCGGCTCCCGTCACGGCGTATCTGGCCTGCACGTCGCTCTTCACCAAGCTGCCGGCGTTTCGGAACGCCAAAATCGCAGACTACTGGCCCGAGGAAACGCTCAAGGATAGAGGGCAACATCCGCAGCAAACCGGCGAGCCAAGGGGCCGGCCCAGGTTccccgtcatcatcttcagccacggcctcggcggctcgCGGCTGTGCTACAGCTCCATCTGCGGCGAGCTCGCCAGCTTCGGCTTTGTGGTGGTCGCCATGGAACACCGTGACGGGTCGGGGGCGAGGACGTACGTGAGCCTGCCCGGCAatgtcgaggcggccgagattgagtcgtcgacggccgagaTTCACACGGGCAAcgaggccaacgacgacggcgagaaCAAACGGGTGTCGAGGCGCAAAGCCGGCCTAAACCCGTACTACGTAATGGACTACATCCTGCCCAAGGACAATGCGCAGGACACGTCGCCGCACAACCCCCGCGGCGTGGATCACACGCTGCGGTCGGCGCAGATTGAGCTGCGGCTCGAAGAGATCAAAGAGGCGTTCCACGTGCTGGGCCTCATCAAcagcgggcacggcggcgacgtcgctcGCATCAACCTGCGGCGCAAGGGAAACATCGGGTCGAGCTcgcagggcctcggcggcgtgcgtTGGGAGGACTGGGAGGACCGGATGTTCCTGACTCACGTCACGGCCATGGGCCACtcctttggcggcgcgacgacggtgcaGCTCTGCCGAAACGGCGCCCTGACGTGgcttggccagggcgtcgtcctcgacggatGGGGCCAGGGAACTCCGCCGCCGGAGGCGAGCGGCGGAACCGTCAGCAAGCCCTTGATATCCATCTCGTCGGAGGCGTTTATGCACTGGAAGGACAACTTTGAGAGCATCGTGGGCATATGCGAGGAGGCGCGTGACTCGGGAGCGCTGTGCTGGATGCTGACCATTGCCGGGTCCACGCACCTCGTCATGACCGACTTCGCCGTGTTGTACAGGCGGTGGATGACGATCCTGACCAAGTCCATGGTGCACCCCCTGCGCGCCTTCTACCTgaccgtggcggcgtcgctcgAGTTCCTCAGCCTGACGCTGCCGGTGGAGCAGACAAAGTACAACGTGTGGGtggacgagggcctgctccTGTCGGCCAAGGCCCCGGTGgagccgggcgcggcgatgcggccggAGCACGCGCCGGACCATAAGTGGGTCGCCGTCAAGCTCAAGATCCGCAACGAGCTGTGGACGCGGCTGCGCGCGTGGGCGAAGCGGTCCTGGCGACGTGTCCGGGGACGGCGCGAGcatggcgggctgctgggccaAAACGCCGAGGAGATGTGGACGCACATGAGCCCGACGGCAGAGGAGATGGCCCGGTGCACCACACCGACGTCAGTGGCCGGCAGATGA
- a CDS encoding uncharacterized protein (EggNog:ENOG503P5Q3), translating to MPEAKARPARANSFHRMLELEKQYMLERLQTSKPPLDPQSPASHVSPVRSSIQARRAEVRPPPTSEPRRGPRPLVINTAAPKKTVPAPREPVVDDAPAAVASPVDKPGPKVVAFAFPPKEMAKDTSKDMDRRSICVSPSWESQSRRREEKKMMEKKKREEKDREKEEAKTARTRRGRLSKLPPLGHREPKPPAPSQTAPREPLSVPSSKSTPTLPSLIPVSKPQEPDRGRKEHRNSFFGKDEQQQPRKTRSRSSSFASLFRSPFERRRSSVDHSSEPEFIGGIKLELERHLDGERAAMAQAGADEGEIHPALRDNKPALKSPPPEGKDPNRRHYPPITRHGKAQNARALVSPTAPAVPDVPKADKWRVRMGLKPKAEEQPAPAASQESKDAKPAAPVVSQATANPAAVTAPAAGRTEEQDISNNESIPSVESHGYRTAPSSPSPPHRSPKRSQQSFSDGEGKPPKTPVAEVKAETLSTLSVTPKASELSRPAPPGTPMQGTEPSSDPAADQQAAKRPSSSEDSCSEEYHSPSPPSTPATSRPQSERGVSADRSKALTQRTSAAVDEDIYEIQAAADRVLADFDKPSPERLSFEKQRSSFETMPEPRSQPGRLKDRASLPSVNRMSVPARKAIAAREHSQSPRPAAASYLQEARKLVPIAPPTRAGKQRLGPPASFILPGDLPSPSVRSEASRSCETMLTTTTRSLARHSTASLLPGMDREPVAKFFVECCGCKYYHDMPSNLYEAMADPGAMLAQRDTMGYVGSISVQVKCPWCRHEMSTKCCAGLAAMVYVTERLH from the exons AtgcccgaggccaaggcaCGCCCCGCCCGTGCCAACAGCTTCCACCGCATGCTGGAACTCGAGAAGCAGTACATG CTTGAGCGACTTCAGACGAGCAAGCCTCCGCTCGACCCGCAGTCCCCGGCCAGCCATGTGTCCCCGGTCCGCTCCAGCAtccaagctcgccgcgccgaggtgcgcccgccgccgacgtctgAGCCTCGACGGGGACCTCGCCCCTTGGTTATCAACACGGCGGCCCCCAAGAAAACCGTGCCTGCACCCCGCGAGCCtgttgtcgacgacgcccctgCAGCCGTCGCCTCCCCCGTCGACAAGCCCGGCCCAAAGGTTGTCGCTTTTGCGTTCCCCCCCAAGGAGATGGCCAAGGACACGAGCAAGGACATGGACCGTCGGTCCATCTGCGTCTCCCCCAGCTGGGAGTCGCagtcccgccgccgggaggaaaagaagatgatggaaaagaagaagcgcgaggAAAAGGACCGCGAGAAGGAGGAAGCCAAGACGGCCCGCACCCGGAGAGGACGGCTCagcaagctgccgccgctgggccaCCGCGAGCCCAAGCCACCGGCCCCGAGTCAGACCGCACCCAGGGAGCCGCTGTCGGTGCCCTCGTCCAAGAGCACGCCGACGCTCCCGTCCCTGATACCCGTGTCGAAACCCCAGGAGCCGGATCGCGGACGCAAGGAACATCGCAACTCCTTTTTCGGCAAGGATGAACAACAACAGCCCAGGAAGACACGCAGCCGCTCGAGCTCGTTTGCCTCGCTCTTCCGTTCCCCGTTtgagcggcgccgctcctcgGTTGACCACTCCTCGGAACCCGAGTTCATTGGCGGCATcaagctcgagctcgagcgccacctcgacggcgagcgggcggccatggcgcaggcgggggccgacgagggcgaaaTCCATCCAGCCCTGCGTGATAACAAGCCCGCCCtcaagtcgccgccgcctgagGGCAAGGACCCGAACCGACGACACTACCCGCCCATCACGCGCCACGGCAAGGCGCAAAACGCCCGGGCCCTCGTCTCGCCGACCGCCCCGGCCGTGCCCGACGTGCCCAAGGCCGACAAGTGGAGGGTCCGCATGGGACTCAAGCCCAAGGCCGAAGAGCAaccggccccggccgcctctcAGGAGAGCAAAGACGCGAAACCTGCCGCCCCGGTGGTCTCGCAGGCCACCGCCAACCCGGccgcggtgacggcgcctgccgccggccgaaCCGAGGAACAAGACATCAGTAACAATGAGTCCATCCCCAGCGTCGAGTCGCACGGGTACcggacggcaccgtcgtccccgtcgcCCCCTCACCGAAGCCCGAAACGGTCGCAGCAGAGCTTCTCCGACGGAGAGGGGAAGCCGCCCAagacgcccgtcgccgaggtcaaggccgagacCCTCTCCACGCTGTCGGTGACGCCCAAGGCCAGCGAGTTgtcgcggcccgcgccgcccggtaCGCCGATGCAGGGCacggagccgtcgtcggacccggccgccgaccagCAAGCGGCGAAGCGGCCGAGCTCATCCGAAGACTCGTGCTCCGAGGAGTATcactcgccgtcgccgccgagcacgccgGCCACGTCTCGGCCGCAGTCGGAAAGGGGGGTGTCGGCCGACAGGAGCAAGGCGCTGACGCAAcggacgagcgccgccgtggacgaggacatTTACGAGAtccaggccgcggccgacagggtgctcgccgacttcgACAAGCCGTCTCCTGAGCGCCTCTCGTTTGAGAAgcagcgcagcagcttcgAGACGATGCCCGAGCCGAGGTCACAGCCCGGGCGCCTCAAGGACAGAGCCTCGCTCCCCTCCGTAAACCGCATGTCGGTCCCTGCGCGCAAGGCCATCGCAGCGCGAGAGCACTCGCAGTCGccccggcccgcggcggcgtcgtacCTGCAGGAGGCGCGCAAGCTCGTGCCCATcgccccgccgacgcgggcggggaAGCAACGTCTggggccgcccgcgtccttTATCCTGCCCGGCGacctgccgtcgccgtcggtgcgCTCCGAGGCGTCGCGGTCGTGCGAGAccatgttgacgacgacaacgcggTCGCTCGCGCGGCACTCGACGGCGAGTCTGCTCCCGGGCATGGACCGAGAGCCAGTGGCCAAATTCTTCGTCGAGTGCTGCGGGTGCAAGTACTACCACGACATGCCGAGCAACCTCtacgaggccatggcggaccCGGGGGCGATGCTGGCGCAGCGAGACACGATGGGGTACGTGGGGTCGATTTCTGTACAGGTCAAGTGCCCGTGGTGCAGGCACGAGATGAGCACAAAGTGCTGCGCGGggttggcggccatggtgtaCGTGACGGAGCGGTTACACTGA